agctgGGATCACATGCTTTCTGTCAGAATGGCTGAACTGAGAATTGCAATATGTTCTCCTTCCTGACTCCCAGCCATGTTTAATGGAATGATTGAAGCAACTGTTTATTCAGAGTATCTCGGACAAGAGCACTTGACAATCCTTCCCTTTCTGAGCAGCAGGCTCTAAAGCATTGCCTTTGCTTCCCACAGAAACATGGAATAATCCCAGACTCTGATGTAGCCACCAACGGGGAGACATCAGACATTCTGGATAACGAAGGACACTTGGATTCATCCCGAACAGGCACCACTCAGGCATTAAAGacaggaggggaggggatgcTAGGTAAGTGCTGTGTGTCctctcagcccctcctgcctgtcTGTCCTTCCTTCATCCACCTTTGCTTGGATGGGGCAGTTGTTAGTGGGACAGTTAACACCACGCAGCATGCTCCTTGTCCAATCACTCCCTGTGCATTTCCCTGCTTCGTGTTGATTGTCATTCCCAGTGTGTCATGCAGACTTTGCTTCCCCTGCAAGGTGACAATAGGAGTACAAATACACAATTGCAGATAAGTAGCAGTCATTCACATCACCATCTAAACCCTGAATTGGAAAATTGTCCCAGGATAATCCTACTGCTGCTCAGTATTTTTCAGCACCTACCTTaaataatgatgaaaaaaaggcattttggtTTTCTATAAAGAGCTTGTATGTTTGGTTAATGATATCCCTGAGAAACGTGTCTGCTTGAACAATGCTGCTGGGCTTTGCCAAAGCACACCAAAGGATAAATTCTTTTGTTCCTGTGCTATTGAACACTTAAAATTACCACTTCTGTGTTTTTACTTGTTACATTGACACTTAAATTCAAAAGATATAGTTGACGTGGATAGTGTTAGGAAGGAGAAATCTGGTTGGCAAAACCTCTTTATGTTTTTATGTGGTGAATGGCCATTAGTGAACTATTGTATTTgtgtaaggaaagaaagtaatatttttggtttgttggatttttttttttgttctaaatgAACATACTAATAAATAGCTGCAGGCAGCAAATCGCAAATCTGGGTTCTCTTGCTTTGAGCTTTTGGCTGCTTTTTCCTCACTCAGTTACTGTGTGGAAACATTGTGGAACACCAAAAATCAAGGTAAgggtgtatttttaaatgtaatatgCTTTCTACATCTCCtaatcctgtttttttttcagaatagaTACAACACAGACCCAAAACCTAACAACAAACACTATTGTTTTAATACCTGTtgcttttatatataaattGAAGGAGAAGTATTACAACAAAAATAACCTTAGGAGTCCCCACCCCTTTGGGTGGCTGAAGTAAGGGGGCACATATTACCTGAGCTTTGATCTGTTGTTGGGAGGTCTGAACAGCCAAACCATCTGCTTGCCAATCAGATTTTAAATTCAATGTCTGCTGTGTGCACTGATGATGTCTGTCTGAGATTTCAAAAGCCAAATATTACTGAATAATCCTTTATGATTCCATTGTAATGGCATCAGACTCCTGCATGGATAGAGGAGTATCAGGTTGAAGTTGTAGAGCAAATTGCTGAGGAAAAGCAGTTCTTAGAGGTACATCTGCAAGTATTGCTGCTAAATTGCACTGCTTCAACCAGTTATTCTCCTCTGTGAAAGCTGTCATTCCCACAGCCAAGAGCATAAATCTCTTGCTTTACAAAAACACCAGCCAGCACCAGAGACTTCTTGCTTTGAGAGGGTGGTGGTGAGTTTCACTGATCAAACCCCCTGGATCCTTACTAATTCAATGGCTGCTTTGCCTCACAAAATTGGCAAAAGCTGATCTTTTATTAACCTGCTCTTCTCATTCTGCCTTTTGGGTTTTAAGTGGGGAGGTAAGTGCTGTGATGTGGCCCCCTCAACTTTCTCAATGGTCTTTTAGGCAAAGCCAATGAAGTGGagatgaaaaatgagattttggaggatgtggggaaaagagaaatcttGCAGAATACTGAGCATGAGGAACACAAAGAGGAGTCTGAGAAGGAGGAAGTACAGACATTGCATGCTGCTGAAAATGCAAAGGCAGAACAAATGGTTGAAGAACGGGACGCCCTGCCAACAGTGATGTTACCAGACAGTAGGTGTGCAGAGCAAGCCCAAAGCCTCACAGAACCTGTGTCAGGGAGCACTTCTTCaaacagtgacagtgacactgatgGCTTGAGAAAGGTCACAGAgtccaggggcacagcagcccagcagcctgaCAGTACAGAGGCTGAACACCCTGACTTGAGTGCAAGGACAAATGAGAAATTGGAGCTGGGCTCTCTGCAAGGCCTCCAGGTTTTTGAGACTCCTCAGGAAATCTTTTGTGACTCAGGTACAGAGCAGGAACTGGGAGAAGGTGCACCCAACCAGGAAGAACAAGAGGATCTTAAAACCAGCCATGCCCTGAGTGATAATGAAATGGATGGAGGATGTGACAGTACCAGTGAGAGCAGTGATGTGGTTTCTAACCAGGCAGGGCTACCTGAGGGAGCAGTGGCAGCTTTGCTTAGGGAAGAGGGAAGTGTGGAGAGTTCCACTCCAGAGGAACCCCAGCACTCAGAAGAAAGTGCTGAAAACGAGGTTGCAGATGTCTTGGAGGAAAAGTTTGTTGACTGCACTGATGGAAGAAGTGATAAAACAACAGGTGACAGAGCTGAAAAAGAAGATGAGGTTGGGAACACAGTTCAGGGTCAGCTGAGGGAAACTGAGTTTGTGGGTttggaggggacagagccatgTGAAAGGGATGTCCCAGAAGAGCCACTTGAAAAGGAAGGTGGAGAACATGAGGCATTCATCCCACCTTCTTCAGGGAACAGTCCTGCATTCCCAGAGGAACCAAGTACACAAGGTAAAACTGCAGATGAAACTGCTAGAGCTGAGAAGGATGGACAGAAGGAAGAATTGATGGAAGAGCTGGAGAAATGTTCAGGTTCTGCTGAAACAGGAGAGCAAGGTGTGGCATCTGTggaggaggcaggaggctgcattcctgagggaaagggaagtgagctgcagcaggcacagccaggaacaGAGGTTGGGAGAGAGGTGACCACTCAGAAAACCCCTTCAGACCCAAGTCTTTTAGATGATGAGGTTAAGGAGTCAGAATTGGAAACAGGGGATgaggctggggaaggacagaaaaGTAGGACAGAATGTGTAGAAGATTTGAATCCAAAGGTAGAGGTTCAAACAAGTCAGTGTAGTGAAGAAACAGCAGGTGGTacagaaggagggaaaaatattcctttagAGGGTGAAGTGCTGAAGGTGGTTAAAGAAGTAGAAGGTGAATCTAAAGAGGAGTCATGTGTAGGTGTTACTGTAACTACTGAAAACAAAGCCAGTCaagaaacactgaaagaaaGTGAACAAGAGGTAGAGCTTGCAGACCAGCCTGCTGGGGAATTTGCTTCTGAGGAAGGTGCAGATAATGCCCTGGCACATAAACCTGTGCAGGATGACAACATTAGTGAGCAAGTTACACTGGAGGAAGCTGTAAATAATGCCCTGGCACATAAATCTGTGCAGGATGAAAACATTAGTGAGCAAGTTACACTGGAGGAAGCTGTAAATAATGCCCTGGCACATAAACCTGTGCAGGATGAAAACATTAGTGAACAAGTTACACTAGAGAAAGATATAAATAATGCCCTGGCACAGAAACCTGTGCAGGATCACAAGATTAGTGAACAAGTTACACTAGAGGAAGATGTAAATAATTCCCTGGCACAGAAATCTGTGCAGGACCGCAACATTAGTGAACAAGTGAAATTGGAGGAAGATGTAAATAATTCCCTGGCACAGAAATCTGTGCAGGATCACAACATTAGTGAACAAGTGAAATTGGAGGACCAAGCAGAGGAAAGCCTGGAAGATGATGGTGATGCATTTGATTTTGATGAAGAGTCGAATCAAATACTAGAATCTGATGAAAAGTGGGATGGAGAGAAAGCTGATACACAGGATGATAGAGCAAATGGTGCTGTTGGAAAAACTGGCCACTTGGacaaagctggagagggaacaGATAAAATGGAAACCAAAGATGCCTTGACCAAAGGTGAAGTCCTGCAGTATAAAAAAGATGAGCCTGAAGAAACAGGGTGCTTGCAAGGGGAAGCATTGAGGAAAACTGATGAGGAGGCTGATGTGGAGGAAGATGAAATCAAAGTACCAGATTCTAGTAAAGTAGGAAAATTGCAGGATCAAGATGTTTTGGAACAGGATTTGGAAAGTGCTTTCATTAAGAGGGCTGAAAGCAGAGAGGATTTGCAGGTCGGCAGAAGGAGTAAGGGTAGATCCAGAGATGACTGTACAATCTCCTGAGTTCAGAGTCTCAAACCTACATGAGTTCCATGCCCTGTGACCAGTCCCAGGACACAAATATGCACTTTGCACAAGACATCAGACCTTGGAATACTCTTAGAGCTTTGTCATTGTAGGTAACTCAGCATAAAGCATGGATGTGGTAATGATGCAGTTATTAAGTTATTCACTGTTGTACCCAGCCACAAGAAATTGTGAgcaggtttggttttgttgtgtcTCAGGTTGAGAGCTTTTCACCTAATGAGGAAGCTTCACAACTTGACTGTTCAAACTGTTATGCAATTAAAGTACTTGCTAGTGTGGAtagctgctcctggggaattcctataggatttttttttattctagcCTAGTTGATCAATATGATGAATGTACGTTGGGCCTTTGTGAACTTATGCACATTATGCTTACTTAGATCTACAGCAAGTACATTTACTCTTCATGAAGGAACTCAGCAGATCAGCCACACTGATGGTGAAACTTCTTTCAGAATAATTAAAGCCTATGAACCAATCTCTtttaatatgaagaaaaaatataaagatcTTTTCATTCCACTTTGTGTGTATTTCTTATATGGTCATATTCCAAAATATAGTTATATCACTGTGAATCTGCTTAGTCTGAGCACCTTGGAAGAGCAATACATAGTTTGGAGAAAGTGCAACATACAGGTCTCAGTTTGCTGAAAGGaataaatatatacatgttTACTTCATCTAGGCACTTTGCACCACAATAGGCCTTTTACCCCATGTCTCACATGGAGTTcttattttttccagagaaagtGTCAATACACACTGTAATGTGTGCTTAGGTTTGCTATCAAGTACTGTCTAGatatgaatatataaaatatctatttttccaagaagatttttgtttaaaattgcatttgcttactgcaatatattttttttttgcaaactCTGATTCTGAAAGAATGTTTTTATCTCTGAAACAAATCTTATCTCTTCCATTCTGGAAAGAAGATAACTTTGCATGTCTTAACTCTTGCTGGATATCAGACCAAAGAGACTGTTGTTTTGTGTACTAGCCCCCCTGTGCCTTTTGGAAAAGCTGGATTGCTTTGAATTGCTGGCATAAATTAGGCTTTTGGACTCCCTTGCTGTATTTCCTCTTGCATCTCTGCTAGTGCTTGGGAGGAAGAACATGTtttgcatatataaatattcatttaaagTCTTCAGCAATGAATGTCCCAAAGGAATGCAGATCAAGGGGGGGGTGTGGGCTATAGAAGGCTGTATTTGTGTTGATGTTACAAAGTTGTCAGAGCACAGACAGACTGCAAAATTTGAACATGTATATCAAAATGTACTGCtgtatataatttaaataaacatattttatacTTTAAAGTACCTGTCCAGAGCACTGTTTCTAAACCTGCACAAGAAGTTATTTAAACCTGTATCATTTCAACAccatttttctgcagcttttgttCAATTTATTGCCTTGTGCTACGTAGCTACAAGAGCCATCTCCCTAGGACTGGGCAGCCTCGGGGTTTGAGCACCTTGAATATGTGATGGCACCTTAACTGTAGAGCTCTAACAGGTCTGTAACCCTGTAACTCCTTTCATGTGGCTTCTCTCCACCTTACAGCAGATCCACCATGGTTTCTGTAAGTATTGGCAGCTGTTCCTAAGGGTTTACACTAGATGCTAATCCAAAAATCATAGATCTTGTAAGCATTTCTTGTTAGCATGTAGCAGTGTTTATTTAAAGAGTTGGCTCTGCTATACTCTGAACAGTAATATATGGTATAATGTTGGAAGTGGGTTTTAATTGTTAAATAGACTTAAACAGATCATTAAATGTTCTTACCAGGCTTCACCTGTACTGTGGATGGATCTACCAGAGTTAAATTAGTCAACATGCCATTATATCCTGTATTTCTTATGAGTTCATTTCTGATTTTCACTAGTTTTTCCACTTCAGAAGACACAGCATCTTTAAGGGAATTCCTTTTTAAAGCCAAGTCACGAGAGCAGAAACACCTCCAGTCTTACCTGTGCAGGTACCATGTCCATGTACCAGCTTTGATCCCACTCCCAGTGTAACTGGGAGCAAGAACATGGAGAGGCAGTGCAGAGTAGCTGGTGTGCCAGAAATCCATCCTGGAGTGTTGAAAACGAGTATGTGACCTAAGGATGAAACTTCTGTCTTCCAGAACAACCCCAAATGCTTGCTGGGTTTTCTGGTCATCACCTAGTGGCACATAAATGCTGTAGCCCAGGTTTGTACATATCAGAGCTAGCCTGAAATGCTTTCAAAAGCAATGTCTCAAGAAACTTACTtgataaaaaagggaaataaataggGAGAAGGTCTTGGTCAATATCTTCTTTACTATAGAGAAGAGCAGTTCTCCTGTTCCCCTCAAAATCAGTACTGCAAGTGGGTGTCCTTCAAaccctgtgctgtccctggcagtgcccctcTTCTGAGAAAGACAGGAAAGCATTTTCTCATCATCCAAAATAAATTGACAGATCTGGAGGAGGAGGATTGCCAACCTGCTCTGACAGGTGGATCCTTGCAGGCTGTTCTGAATTGCTGCTTGGGGCTGGGGTTAGTTACTTCCTGGGCCACACATCATGTAAATCATGCAGGTAAAACCAGCTGCTTCCCATCCTGTGCTCCCCTCCAAGTGGAAAGAGAAATGGAGGATCTGTGGCTGGTTTGGGAACtttttgctgctggagcagcacctgaGGGAGCAATGCCTTGAGTCACCTGCAATGCCAAGGCAGTGAGGTCAGTCACTGTGGCAGAAGACACTGGTCAGCCATGCTCACcccctctgtgtcctgctccCTCACAGGCCCCATCTCCTCCTCAGTCCTCTCTTAAACTCTGTGGTGTGTGAAGGCCAGGAACTGGTGCAGTGAGTACCCTGGGAATCACCTCTGCAGAGTTAAGTGAGGTGAATGTCACACTCTAATTATTCACTGTAGTATCTTTGTATGTGGAATAAGGATAATGACTTACATTACAGATGAGTATTTTAATTAGCTGCTTCCTGTCCTGATTCAATAGGCTCTTCTGTCTTGCTTACCTGTTCTCAAGGTCATCAGATTTGTTGGAAAAATATCTCCTAAATGCAAAATTAAGGTGACCTGCAGAGTAACTTTACTGTGTTAATGTGGGGCTTTAAGATAAGTGAAGCCCAAGAGACCCTCATCTCTACAGTCAGAAAGCTTCTAGGTAAATGGCAATTTTAGCAAACTAATTTTTTCCCTGATCTGGTAAACCCTGCTGTCTGCATGTCCCAATGGGGTGCACAGATGTCCATAATGAGGGCAGAGAGAACTGAGGGTGAGATCAAACTTGAAGGTTCACCCCAAAATGCATCCTTTTTGCAGGAAAAAGGCTTTGGGGCTAGCCAGTGTGCTTCCTCACTGGAAGCTGGAAGAGGTGTCCTTTCTTCAGGCAGGCAGGTTTCACCCCACAGCAGGGGTTTTAGTTTAGTTGTTCACCCCAcaactaaattattttcaggatCAAAATGCATTACTTGGTCCTTTTGGAGTCAGTAAGTTTGGGCTAATTTTGTAGTGGCCTAAAGGTTTCCTGCTGAACCAGTCCTCATTCTCTTTTCAGTGCTTGGAACTCAATTTCTCAATCTTTGCTGGCCTGTAAATCCCAACATAATCTCTTGAGTCCAAGTATCTCCAACCTGTTTGCTGTTCTTGCTTTCTTCATTGACCTTTATTTTGCTTCCATATCTTTCATTTTTGCAGAACTTCTGtcataatttttcttcccatagAGATCTATGAAGTAGTGTTATTATTTTGAAGGGGTTTATACTCTGAAATTTTGCTTGTGGGTTgtatttaccaaaaaaaaagtgggtttgggattttttttgttttttcatattGGTGCTCAGGTGTAACAGTGTTGGGTGTGTTacaaatggatttaaaaaaaaaaaagaataggaCTTCTAAATTAATCCATAGATCTGCTGAACTGGGATGTCACGCTAAGATCTGTATTTGGGTGTTGCATCAGAAGCCAAGGTAAAGGTTTTATTCCATGTTCTGGAATGTGACTGTATGGGGGTGTGTATTCCCAGGAAGGGAATGACATACCACATTAATGGACTCTACATGTCTGCTGTACAGAGAGACTTCCATGTTTTCACCATGATTTGATTCAATGCAGACTCTTGATTCCCTTTAAGTGCACATgctaacaagaaaaaaagggaaaaccacAAGACTCTGGCCTGTTCAGGACTTGTCAACAAAGAagaaatggtattttttaaagctcttaaaaaatatttaagtctGTCTATCAACACAATTTACCTGGTAAAAACCCACCAGGCTCTTAGGTGTAATTTACCTTGCTTTCCTAAAGTTTGCAAAAAGATCTTTTTCTTGAGTGACCTTTGGATTTTAACCATTTAGTCAGCAGGTCAGACCTCAGTTGTGGAGTTGAGGTGTGaacagcctgggctctgcactgctggcaaGGGAGGCCACTGAACAAACCTGCACTGAGACCCAGCTGATGTCTACAGATCCTCTCCTAATGATTGTATTTGAATGGGATGTACCTGAGGTGTACCTGAACAAACTGAGCTTGTTAATAAATGAAGGCATTTGGGTGGCAGGAAAATGTGCTCTCACATTTTGCAGCCCttaatgggaaaggaaaaaaatgaagtgattTGGTTGCTTACTTTGTAGTTCTTTTTTCCAGCTGTCTCGTTCTGTAGAGTGCATTTTATTAATGAAGGCTGCACATACCCATCTGTAGCACTTCCAAGTCCAAATGTAGCACAACAGTTGGTGCAGGTTGTCCATTGCCTCTTGATGTTTGACCTGGAGAATTGACTctgaagagaaaacagagtTTTAGCAGACTGCTGCgttcaaaacaaataatttgatGGGCAAATGTTTTTCTGGTCATAATATTGGAGCTAAAATCACTGCCATGTAAAAGAAGGGAAGAGTTAAAATACTGAGAATGTGATTATAGGTGTTTACTGTCATTGTGTTAAACTGTCAAGATTTGTGAGATTTTGTGTTGCAGTTGTGCTTGACCCTAGAGAGTTCTTGCATGCTAACCTAACGTAGAAGATTAGCCTCTTTGCatgcagctggctgctgctactgctggGACAAGCATGTTCTGTGAGAATGCCCTAagtgccctggctgcagcccccccagccctgtgtgggCCTCGTGTCCTGTGGTACGTGCCCTAACTCCCCATCAGTAGTCACTAACCTGAGCGGGTCACTCTGCTGTCTCAGATGCGCTCCCCGATGTGCCGCTCGATCAGTCGGCGCTCAactctcccttttctcttccAGACAGGCTGAAAAAGCTCATTGATGAACGGGAGTCCTTGCTAGACCAGGTAAGCACAGGGCAGCTGAAGAACAGGAAAGGGTTGAGGGAATTAAAATAGCCCAAACACAAGATGtagagcagcagtgctgctctggttGCTCTTGCTAAGGACTTGCTGCCTTGCTGGCCACTCTGTTCTTCCTCCAAAATATTCCTCCTGTGTGTTAACTCAGGATATATGGAAGATATGACACAGTGTGCCTCTTATTTCCGAATAACAGTCCTTCAGATTATTATCTGAAGACATTCAATAATCCTTCAGATTATTATATGAAAACAGGCATGACTCAGAAATTGTCAAAGCAATTGTCGAAAGCTTTCCCCTTTGCTGGGTTTGTGGGTAAATGGGCCATCTGTTTGGGTTTGTTGCAGGAATTGCAGATGGGTAAAGAGCAATCAAAGGAATTAGTGCTGGTACCATGGTATTCCATAGTGGCTGTAAAGTTTATTCAAAAAACTTCAGCTGATTTGTTGCCCTGCAGGACACtctgtgctttcatttttgCTCAATGACCTTGGCCTTGAGACTCGCACGCAACCCAACACAGCTTTGGGAGTTTTTAAGAAAGTTTTACATGAATGTGCTGCACAAAATTTATGGCTTTTCTAATAAACCAGCCATCTTTCACTCATTGTTTTGGTCCTGAACTTGTACATAAGCACTGATGTGTAAAATACCATGAGTCATTTGCCAAAAGAATTTATAGGATGGTATTTT
This genomic stretch from Oenanthe melanoleuca isolate GR-GAL-2019-014 chromosome 7, OMel1.0, whole genome shotgun sequence harbors:
- the LRRFIP1 gene encoding leucine-rich repeat flightless-interacting protein 1 isoform X3: MGTPAAGRKRLPNRERLTAEDDALNQIAREAEARLAAKRAARAEAREIRMKELERQQKEIEERPEKDFEKGARTVSSLSAATLASLGGTSSRRGSGDTSISADTEASIREIKDSLAEVEEKYKKAMVSNAQLDNEKTNFMYQVDTLKDALLELEEQLAESRRQYEEKSKEFEREKHAHSILQFQFMELKEALKQREEMLAEIQQLQQKQQSYVREISDLQETIEWKDKKIGALERQKDFFDSIRNERDLLRDEVLVLKEQLKKHGIIPDSDVATNGETSDILDNEGHLDSSRTGTTQALKTGGEGMLGKANEVEMKNEILEDVGKREILQNTEHEEHKEESEKEEVQTLHAAENAKAEQMVEERDALPTVMLPDSRCAEQAQSLTEPVSGSTSSNSDSDTDGLRKVTESRGTAAQQPDSTEAEHPDLSARTNEKLELGSLQGLQVFETPQEIFCDSGTEQELGEGAPNQEEQEDLKTSHALSDNEMDGGCDSTSESSDVVSNQAGLPEGAVAALLREEGSVESSTPEEPQHSEESAENEVADVLEEKFVDCTDGRSDKTTGDRAEKEDEVGNTVQGQLRETEFVGLEGTEPCERDVPEEPLEKEGGEHEAFIPPSSGNSPAFPEEPSTQGKTADETARAEKDGQKEELMEELEKCSGSAETGEQGVASVEEAGGCIPEGKGSELQQAQPGTEVGREVTTQKTPSDPSLLDDEVKESELETGDEAGEGQKSRTECVEDLNPKVEVQTSQCSEETAGGTEGGKNIPLEGEVLKVVKEVEGESKEESCVGVTVTTENKASQETLKESEQEVELADQPAGEFASEEGADNALAHKPVQDDNISEQVTLEEAVNNALAHKSVQDENISEQVTLEEAVNNALAHKPVQDENISEQVTLEKDINNALAQKPVQDHKISEQVTLEEDVNNSLAQKSVQDRNISEQVKLEEDVNNSLAQKSVQDHNISEQVKLEDQAEESLEDDGDAFDFDEESNQILESDEKWDGEKADTQDDRANGAVGKTGHLDKAGEGTDKMETKDALTKGEVLQYKKDEPEETGCLQGEALRKTDEEADVEEDEIKVPDSSKVGKLQDQDVLEQDLESAFIKRAESREDLQVGRRSKGRSRDDCTIS
- the LRRFIP1 gene encoding leucine-rich repeat flightless-interacting protein 1 isoform X5; translation: MKELERQQKEIEERPEKDFEKGARTVSSLSAATLASLGGTSSRRGSGDTSISADTEASIREIKDIYELKDQIQDVEGKYMQGLKELKDSLAEVEEKYKKAMVSNAQLDNEKTNFMYQVDTLKDALLELEEQLAESRRQYEEKSKEFEREKHAHSILQFQFMELKEALKQREEMLAEIQQLQQKQQSYVREISDLQETIEWKDKKIGALERQKDFFDSIRNERDLLRDEVLVLKEQLKKHGIIPDSDVATNGETSDILDNEGHLDSSRTGTTQALKTGGEGMLGKANEVEMKNEILEDVGKREILQNTEHEEHKEESEKEEVQTLHAAENAKAEQMVEERDALPTVMLPDSRCAEQAQSLTEPVSGSTSSNSDSDTDGLRKVTESRGTAAQQPDSTEAEHPDLSARTNEKLELGSLQGLQVFETPQEIFCDSGTEQELGEGAPNQEEQEDLKTSHALSDNEMDGGCDSTSESSDVVSNQAGLPEGAVAALLREEGSVESSTPEEPQHSEESAENEVADVLEEKFVDCTDGRSDKTTGDRAEKEDEVGNTVQGQLRETEFVGLEGTEPCERDVPEEPLEKEGGEHEAFIPPSSGNSPAFPEEPSTQGKTADETARAEKDGQKEELMEELEKCSGSAETGEQGVASVEEAGGCIPEGKGSELQQAQPGTEVGREVTTQKTPSDPSLLDDEVKESELETGDEAGEGQKSRTECVEDLNPKVEVQTSQCSEETAGGTEGGKNIPLEGEVLKVVKEVEGESKEESCVGVTVTTENKASQETLKESEQEVELADQPAGEFASEEGADNALAHKPVQDDNISEQVTLEEAVNNALAHKSVQDENISEQVTLEEAVNNALAHKPVQDENISEQVTLEKDINNALAQKPVQDHKISEQVTLEEDVNNSLAQKSVQDRNISEQVKLEEDVNNSLAQKSVQDHNISEQVKLEDQAEESLEDDGDAFDFDEESNQILESDEKWDGEKADTQDDRANGAVGKTGHLDKAGEGTDKMETKDALTKGEVLQYKKDEPEETGCLQGEALRKTDEEADVEEDEIKVPDSSKVGKLQDQDVLEQDLESAFIKRAESREDLQVGRRSKGRSRDDCTIS
- the LRRFIP1 gene encoding leucine-rich repeat flightless-interacting protein 1 isoform X1 yields the protein MGTPAAGRKRLPNRERLTAEDDALNQIAREAEARLAAKRAARAEAREIRMKELERQQKEIEERPEKDFEKGARTVSSLSAATLASLGGTSSRRGSGDTSISADTEASIREIKDIYELKDQIQDVEGKYMQGLKELKDSLAEVEEKYKKAMVSNAQLDNEKTNFMYQVDTLKDALLELEEQLAESRRQYEEKSKEFEREKHAHSILQFQFMELKEALKQREEMLAEIQQLQQKQQSYVREISDLQETIEWKDKKIGALERQKDFFDSIRNERDLLRDEVLVLKEQLKKHGIIPDSDVATNGETSDILDNEGHLDSSRTGTTQALKTGGEGMLGKANEVEMKNEILEDVGKREILQNTEHEEHKEESEKEEVQTLHAAENAKAEQMVEERDALPTVMLPDSRCAEQAQSLTEPVSGSTSSNSDSDTDGLRKVTESRGTAAQQPDSTEAEHPDLSARTNEKLELGSLQGLQVFETPQEIFCDSGTEQELGEGAPNQEEQEDLKTSHALSDNEMDGGCDSTSESSDVVSNQAGLPEGAVAALLREEGSVESSTPEEPQHSEESAENEVADVLEEKFVDCTDGRSDKTTGDRAEKEDEVGNTVQGQLRETEFVGLEGTEPCERDVPEEPLEKEGGEHEAFIPPSSGNSPAFPEEPSTQGKTADETARAEKDGQKEELMEELEKCSGSAETGEQGVASVEEAGGCIPEGKGSELQQAQPGTEVGREVTTQKTPSDPSLLDDEVKESELETGDEAGEGQKSRTECVEDLNPKVEVQTSQCSEETAGGTEGGKNIPLEGEVLKVVKEVEGESKEESCVGVTVTTENKASQETLKESEQEVELADQPAGEFASEEGADNALAHKPVQDDNISEQVTLEEAVNNALAHKSVQDENISEQVTLEEAVNNALAHKPVQDENISEQVTLEKDINNALAQKPVQDHKISEQVTLEEDVNNSLAQKSVQDRNISEQVKLEEDVNNSLAQKSVQDHNISEQVKLEDQAEESLEDDGDAFDFDEESNQILESDEKWDGEKADTQDDRANGAVGKTGHLDKAGEGTDKMETKDALTKGEVLQYKKDEPEETGCLQGEALRKTDEEADVEEDEIKVPDSSKVGKLQDQDVLEQDLESAFIKRAESREDLQVGRRSKGRSRDDCTIS
- the LRRFIP1 gene encoding leucine-rich repeat flightless-interacting protein 1 isoform X6 → MGTPAAGRKRLPNRERLTAEDDALNQIAREAEARLAAKRAARAEAREIRMKELERQQKEIEERPEKDFEKGARTVSSLSAATLASLGGTSSRRGSGDTSISADTEASIREIKDSLAEVEEKYKKAMVSNAQLDNEKTNFMYQVDTLKDALLELEEQLAESRRQYEEKSKEFEREKHAHSILQFQFMELKEALKQREEMLAKHGIIPDSDVATNGETSDILDNEGHLDSSRTGTTQALKTGGEGMLGKANEVEMKNEILEDVGKREILQNTEHEEHKEESEKEEVQTLHAAENAKAEQMVEERDALPTVMLPDSRCAEQAQSLTEPVSGSTSSNSDSDTDGLRKVTESRGTAAQQPDSTEAEHPDLSARTNEKLELGSLQGLQVFETPQEIFCDSGTEQELGEGAPNQEEQEDLKTSHALSDNEMDGGCDSTSESSDVVSNQAGLPEGAVAALLREEGSVESSTPEEPQHSEESAENEVADVLEEKFVDCTDGRSDKTTGDRAEKEDEVGNTVQGQLRETEFVGLEGTEPCERDVPEEPLEKEGGEHEAFIPPSSGNSPAFPEEPSTQGKTADETARAEKDGQKEELMEELEKCSGSAETGEQGVASVEEAGGCIPEGKGSELQQAQPGTEVGREVTTQKTPSDPSLLDDEVKESELETGDEAGEGQKSRTECVEDLNPKVEVQTSQCSEETAGGTEGGKNIPLEGEVLKVVKEVEGESKEESCVGVTVTTENKASQETLKESEQEVELADQPAGEFASEEGADNALAHKPVQDDNISEQVTLEEAVNNALAHKSVQDENISEQVTLEEAVNNALAHKPVQDENISEQVTLEKDINNALAQKPVQDHKISEQVTLEEDVNNSLAQKSVQDRNISEQVKLEEDVNNSLAQKSVQDHNISEQVKLEDQAEESLEDDGDAFDFDEESNQILESDEKWDGEKADTQDDRANGAVGKTGHLDKAGEGTDKMETKDALTKGEVLQYKKDEPEETGCLQGEALRKTDEEADVEEDEIKVPDSSKVGKLQDQDVLEQDLESAFIKRAESREDLQVGRRSKGRSRDDCTIS